From Homalodisca vitripennis isolate AUS2020 chromosome 1, UT_GWSS_2.1, whole genome shotgun sequence, the proteins below share one genomic window:
- the LOC124353957 gene encoding atlastin-like codes for MTRLVELQITRCTPKRCENHISSHWRQCFSYFNDLLLLQDLEEKFVAFKAHNESKNIFKAARTPAVFFVIAVVCYILSGVFSLFGLYPLASTCNMVMGLALITLILWSYIRYSGEMREVGEQLDEIANILWDNIMKPLYQLFVEKSLEHAASQAANLATQNGKMKIS; via the exons ATGACTAGGCTGGTAGAGCTTCAGATCACACGATGCACTCCGAAACGCTGTGAAAACCACATCTCAAGTCACTGGAGGCAATGTT TCAGTTACTTTAATGACCTATTGCTGTTACAGGATTTGGAGGAAAAGTTTGTAGCGTTTAAGGCACACAACGAGAGTAAAAACATCTTCAAAGCAGCTCGGACGCCGGCAGTGTTCTTCGTGATTGCCGTAGTGTGTTACATCCTGTCTGGGGTATTCAGCCTGTTTGGACTCTACCCGCTGGCCAGCACCTGCAACATGGTTATGGGCCTAGCTCTCATCACGCTCATACTATGGTCCTATATCAG GTATAGTGGAGAGATGAGAGAAGTAGGCGAGCAGCTTGATGAGATCGCCAACATTCTGTGGGACAAT ATCATGAAGCCCCTATATCAATTGTTTGTGGAGAAGAGTCTAGAGCATGCGGCCAGTCAGGCAGCCAACTTGGCCACACAAAACGGCAAGATGAAGATCTCATGA